CCTCGTCCCCCTCCTCCACGAGCGCTATGGGCCCGCCCTCGACCGCCTCAGGGGAGACGTGGCCTATCGCTGGCCCCCTGGTGGCTCCGGAGAACCTACCGTCAGTGACGAGGGCCACCCTCCTGAGACCCATCCCAGCTATAGCTGCGGTGGCCGCCAGCATCTCCCTCATCCCCGGTCCCCCCTTGGGCCCCTCGTACCTTATCACGATGACATCCCCCTCCTCGATCCTCCCATCGAAGAGGGCCCTCACGGCATCCTCCTCCGAGTCGAACGGTTTCGCGTGACCCCTGAAGACGTGCATATCCGGATCCACCGCCGTCTGCTTCACCACGGCCCCTCTAGGCGCTAGGGTTCCCCAGAGGATGGCGAGGCCGCCCTCCCCGTGGTAGGGGTCGCTCCTGGGCCTTAT
This portion of the Candidatus Korarchaeota archaeon NZ13-K genome encodes:
- a CDS encoding dihydroxy-acid dehydratase (catalyzes the dehydration of 2,3-dihydroxy-3-methylbutanoate to 3-methyl-2-oxobutanoate in valine and isoleucine biosynthesis), translated to IRPRSDPYHGEGGLAILWGTLAPRGAVVKQTAVDPDMHVFRGHAKPFDSEEDAVRALFDGRIEEGDVIVIRYEGPKGGPGMREMLAATAAIAGMGLRRVALVTDGRFSGATRGPAIGHVSPEAVEGGPIALVEEGDEVLIDIPGRRLDLLVDEETLEERRKRWEPKRKEETGFLRIFSMLAESADRGAVLRA